In Prochlorococcus marinus CUG1435, the genomic window TCAAAATGATATAGATAAATTAAATAAAAATAATTTACTAAATAGTCTCGAAAAAATAAAATTTGATCAAAAAATAAAACTCAGTGAACGCAATAGAAGAGCATTAAATCTTTTACTTGATTTAAAGAATAGACAAATAACCACCCTAACTTTATTAAAAGCTTGTCTATTTAGAGAGGAAAGTAGAGGAGGTCATTATAGAGATGATTTCCCTGATAAAGATAAAATGTGGGAATGCCATACTAGACAACAGTTAGATCAAAAAATTCAAAAAAGATTTATTAAAAATTAAGATCTCCCTGATAGTCGGTTTTTGTTGCTAATTCATTTAAGTTACGCGTACCACTAATAATTTCTCCATTTATTTCCCAAGAAGGAAATCCACTGATTCCTTTCGTTTGGCATAGCTCATACTCATTATCTTTACCATCTTTAGCACACTCAACAACTTTTAATTCTTTAACTGCTTCCTTACCAAATAGTTGTTTCTGATCGTGGCAATGCGGGCACCAGTATGCACTATACATAACAATATTGTTTTCACTTAAAAATTTTGCAAACTTTACCTTCTGGGGAGAGCTTGAAGTGGTAATTATTGGCGATATATTTTCAGTGGGGTTTGCAACATCAATAGCATTAGAGGGGTCAACGTTTGTTGACCAAATTAGACCCCCCAGCAGGACACTAATGGCTACAATGAAACCTCTAAAAATCATAGGTTCTCTACTTTCGAACTTTGCTCCAATCATAGAAATAAAAAAAATAGAAAACGATAAAATTGCTGAAAGTATACAAAAAAAGCAATATGCTTGAATCTTAAAAAACATTATATTTATCAATAAAAAGCTAAATGTGGATGACGCACAAGAAATTAGAAATACTAACCACCATAAAAACTTATTGAGTTTTTCTTTTGGGGAAATTAAATTAAGCGAGAGTATTATTGTGATAACTAATATTGATAAATATGTTATAAATCCAGCTAATGAGAGAGGTATATTAAATTGATTATTTTCAAATAAAGTACCCCAAGGACTATTTAAAACTGTTTCACAACCATTTTTTATCCCTGGGCATGAAAGCGAAGTAAATAATCCCCAGTTTTTTAAAGTAATCGAACCTGTATCAACTATGCCTATAGTGCTAAGAATTGCGATTATGATTCTTGGCCATTTTAAATCTTTTTTATTTCTTCTGTTTAAAGTCTTGAGGGCCATGCAAAAAGAAAGTTTGTTATTTACATTATCTATCCTAATATTATCTTGGCATAAGAGTTATATCCGTAATGCTGATTAAATCTTTTAATTTTTATTTTTCAAGTTGTGAAACAAAATAGTCTCAATGTAAAAGAAAAAAAACTATCTAAGATTGCCTTCAGTCATGTTGGTTGTGAGAAAAATCTAGTTGATACTGAACATATGCAAGGCCTATTAGATAAGGAGGGTTATGAAGTTGACAGCAATATAAATGATGCAAATGTTGTTGTTGTAAATACTTGCAGTTTTATTGAAACAGCTAGAGAAGAATCTATTAGAAAAATTCTAGAATATACAAATCAAGGAAAAAAAGTAATAGTCGCAGGCTGTATGGCTCAGCATTTTAAAGATGAGCTTATAAAAGAAATCCCTGAAATAAAAGGTTTGGTTGGAACAGGAGATTATCAAAAGATAGCCAAGGTTTTAGACAGAGTAGAAAAAGGGGAAATCGGTAATGAAGTTTCAGAAATACCTGAATTTATTGCAGATGAGGAAATGCCTCGTTTTGTAGATAAAAATAAATTTGTTGCTTATCTTCGCATTGCTGAAGGCTGCAACTATAATTGCGCTTTTTGTATTATTCCTAAGTTGAGAGGTCCTCAAAGAAGTAGAACAATAGAATCTATAGTTTCAGAAGCCAAAAGTCTTGCAAAAAAGGGTATTCAAGAAATCATATTGATTAGTCAAATTACAACTAACTATGGTCAAGATATTTATGGAAAACCATTATTAGCAAAACTTTTGAATGAGCTTTCTAAAGTTCCAATTCCTTGGATAAGGATACATTATGCTTATCCAACAGGTTTAACTGATGAAGTTATTAGAGCTTTCAAAGATTCAAAGAATATAGTGCCTTACTTTGATTTGCCACTTCAGCATAGCCATCCAGATGTATTGAAGAGTATGAATAGACCTTGGCAAGCTTCTTTGAATGAATCAATTTTGGAGAAAATTAGAGAAGAAATTCCATCTGCCGTATTAAGAACTAGTCTCATTGTTGGTTTCCCAGGAGAAAAAAAAGAACATTTTGAACATCTTCTCGAATTTTTGGATAGGCATAAATTTGATCATGTGGGAGTGTTTATTTTTTCTCCTGAGGAAGGAACTGCAGCTTTTCATTTGCCAAATAAAGTATCTCTAGAGGTTGCAGAGGCAAGAAAAGATAACGTTATTACAGTGCAACAAAATATCTCTAAAGATAAAAATCAGAAATATGTTGGTTCAAAAATGAAGATTTTGGTAGAAAAAATATCAGACAATAACCAATTAATAGGTCGGTCCTACAATTTCGCTCCTGAAATTGACGGAACTGTAATTTTATCTGTTAAAGATAAAATTGATTTGAAAAATTATATTGGTAAATTTGTTGAAGCAAATATTTCTTTTGCTGATGAATATGATTTGTATGGAGAGACTATTAAAATTTTGTAGTTTTTTTAGATTAATTTAACTGCTCTTAAGAGCTTATCTAATGCGAAAGCAGCTCCAAAACCAAAACCAATAAAGGCAAAATAGAAAATGATGTTCATTAATTTTTTTATTTTTATTCAATTTAACATCAGATGAAAAGATTAGATTTTTTCGTTTAATTTCTTAATCTTGGATATAGGGTAATTTTTTGTATAAGCATTCTTCTGCTTTTTGTAGTTCCCGGCCTAAATATAGAGCATGGTCGAATCTGGTTATTAAGTCATTTCTTTCTTCAGTGATCAATATTCCAAGTTGTTTCGCACTAATACCTTTAAAAACTTCATTACTAACTCTTTTATTTTGAGAGTCGCATTTGATTGGTTCATTTGTTTCTGGGTCAAGCGCATAGCCTTCCTCATCGATGTTATTTAAAAAGTGCTCTAAAATTATTTTATTTTCTTCTAAATCTACTTTTATAATAAAATAACCATTTGGATCTAAGTCTATATAACGGTTGGATAGATTGTTATCAATCTTTATTTTTTCATCTAATCTTTTACTAGAATTCATCCTTAGAAGTTAATAAAAACTATATTACTAATATAATCTTTCGTAAAGCCAAATAATTTTTATTTAAAGGGTATAGATTTATTCTCAAATGCAATTTCCGTCTCTGTTTGTTTATTAACTTCATTTAGCCAAGGATAAATTATATTTTCCATATTTTTGTCAAACCACTTATGCAAGCTAATGGTGCTTTTTGCAAAAAAACCCCTCCGCCTTTTATGTTTACCACCTGCTCCAGGATCAAAAAAATGGATACTATTTTTTATTGCCCATTCAATTGGCTGGTAGTAACATAATTCAAAATGTAAATTAGAGATGTCTTCTTGACTACCCCAATATCTACCCCATAAGTTGTTTTTATTTTTAACGCACATCGACATAGCAAAAATATCATTTGAATCATTTTTTGATGCGCTAAAAAGTAAAAGATTTTTTTTATTATCAACAATTTTTTCGAAAAATGTAGATGTTAGATATTTACTTCCCCAAACTCCCCACCTTGAGCAATGCTGCTCATAAAAATTATGCATTTTTTTGAGGATTTCTTGGTTTATATCATCTTTATTAAAAATTTCTATTTTAATATCTTGTTTAGTAATTGATTTCCTTTCTTTTTTTATATTTTTTCTCTGATTAGAGTTAAATCTAGAAAGAAAATCATCAAACGTTTTTTCTCCATTACTCCTCCATTCACTGCTGGAATTTATCCATTCATAGTATCCCAAAGATTTAAGATGGTTGCTCCAACTCTCATCAACATATAAAAAATTACAACTTAAAATTTTGTTTGTAATCGCGAAGCTTTCGATATTGTTTATGAGTAAATTTGTAATTTCTTTCTTATCTTTATTTTTTTTATAAAGAAATTGATATCCATTTACAGGACTATAAGGACTCATTCCAATTAATTTAGGGTAATAATTTAAATTTAGCTCTTGAGCTAATCGTGCAAATGATTGATCAAAAATGAATTCTCCATAGCTATGATTTTTTAAAAAAAGTGGAGCAATTCCTAATATTTCTTCATTTTTATAAGCAACAAAATATAGAGGCTGCCAACCAGTTTCTCTTGAAACACTTTTTGATATTTCAAGGTTTTTAAGCCAAGTCCATTCATAAAATGGATTATTGATTTCATTTGCTAATTCATTCCAAATCTCCTTGGAGATTTCCTTAATTGACAATTTGACTTCAACTTTATCTATTCTTTGGTTCATTTATTACTGAATATATTTTAAATTTTTTTGTAATGAATATGTATTTCATTATTCATTAAATTTTTAATTGATTTTATTTCCCATTGTCTTTCGAGATTAAAAATAGCATTTGTTTGTTCTGGAGGGATCCATGTATATCTACCTCCAATAATTCGTGGAATTATTGTAATTTTTATATCTGTTATTAGATCCTCTTTTATAAATGAATTTATAAGTTTTGCGCCTCCTAAAAGAGCTAAATCATTTATCCCTTGTTTTTTGAGTGAAATTAAAGTTTTTTTCCATGAATCTTCGAAAAAGAGTTTTTTCTCGAATTCATTATTCGTCGAATTATCAACTTTATTTGTGCTTATTAGCCATCTTCTAATTGGTTGACGAAAGTATTTCCAATTACTGTTAAATTTTTTGCTATTTGAAGCAACTATAGAAATTGGTTGGCTTTTTGATATATGTAATTCGTCATTATCAGTGAAATTTTTAACTAGGTAAGTTGATTGATGAGCTTTTAAAGTACCTAAACCAAAAATGGTAGCGTCAACCATTGATAAGTTTTGATTTAATATTTTTTTATCTTCATCGCTTCCAAGATGCGATTCTCCACCTCCAGGAAATGCAATTCTCCCATCAAGACTTGATGCTATAACAATTATTACTCTTGGGATACTCAAGTTTGCGTGACTAAACTATTTTCAAATTTCAACTTCAATGAATTGGTTAACTTTTGATCAACATAAATTTCTGCAGCATTGTTTGGGCTCTCTTGGAGTCTTATTTTGTGTAATGTTGCACCAAGTTGATGTATTGGTTTTTTAAGAATATCAGAAATATATAAAGCTATATTTTCAGCAGTTGGAACACAATTATGGAAAAATTCGATGTCTTTATTAAGAAAAGTATGATCTAGTTGTTCAACAACTAAATCGTTAATTATCTCTTGGAGGGCAGATAAGTCGCAAACCATTCCTGTTCTTTTATCAATGTCTCCTTTTACAGTTATATCGACAAGATAGTTATGACCATGTCCATTAACTCTGGCACATTTCCCATATATTTTTTTATTTTCATCAAAGGATATCTCTTCTTTTGCAAGTCTATGAGCGGCTGCAAAATGAGTTTGTACTGTTAAAAATGCTTCCATGTTTTTTCCAAAATAATCTGCCCATAAATTTGGGTTTTCATAAAGTCTTAGACTTGTAAGAGGTAAATCATCCTTCAGACGACTCCAAATGACCTTTACTAATGCTTCAGTTGTGGGAAGTATACCCTCTTGATTATTAACATTAAATTCAGGCCAGACATCATTTAAAAAACGAAAATCTAATTGTCCAGTAACCTTATCTTTAATAGAGTGTTTTACATCAGAGAGATTAAGTACCATTCCATCAGAGTCTAGTTCTCCACCCATTGAAACAATAAGTTCATAATTATGACCATGACCTGGTGCAATACTGCACTTTCCAAAAAGAGATAAATTTTCTTCTTGGCTTTTTTCAGGAAGCCAATAACGGTGACTAGAACTAAAGCAGGCACGTCGAGTTATGACGCATTCACGTCCTTTGCCATGTAATGGTTTGGATTGTGTAGAAGTCATACTTGTCTGCGATAATACTATCTTAAGGTTTTAAATACGCTTTTGTCTTTATGGAACAATCCATTATTGAAAAAACAGTTAATACTATTAAAGGCAGAAGCATATTTTTAATAGGAATGATGGGCTCTGGTAAGTCACAAACAGGTTTGAAGCTGGCTGAATTATTAAAGTATAAATACATTGATTTAGATTCATTAATAGAGAAGTTGGCAAAAAAATCTATCAATCAAATTTTTAATGATGAAGGAGAAGATAATTTCCGTGAATTAGAAGCAAACTGCCTTAAAGAAACTATCAAAATTCCTTCATTAGTAATCTCAACTGGGGGAGGAATAGTTACCAAATCGGAAAACTGGGGAATCTTAAGACAGGGAATAATTGCTTGGATAGATCTTGATAAAGATATAGCAATTGAAAGATTGAAAAATGAAATTGAAAATAGGCCACTTCTTAAGGGAAAGAATCTAAAAGATCTATATATGAGCATTTTTCAATCTAGAGAAAATTTGTATTCTCAAGCAGATTTAAGAATTCAAGTAAAAAAAGAAAATATTGAAGAAGTTGCTATGAAAATAATTCATGCAATTCATAAAGAAATAATTAGTTAATCTGGTTCAATTCTTACTGCAAACCATTTGATAACGTATCCTAATTTTATTTCTAATTCATAAGTGCTTTCTAATAATTCTTCAAAAAATTCCTGATCAGGATCTTCTATATTTTGATATATTGTTTGTGTTTCTGTCTTACTAAGCCAATTCTTCAACCATAAAATTGCTTCTTGCTTTGATACAATTTTTTCTTTTGAATCTGGCTCTAATAATACATAATGATCTGATGCTCTTATTAGTGGATTTGACATAATGAAAATTCTTCTTGGATTAATTCTTTGCTTGATTTTTCAAGGAATTTTTTTAGAAAGTTCTTTTGCTTTAGTAGATTCTAACGTACGAGAGTTTTTGGAAAATCGTGTAAATCAATGGCCAGAATTATATTTGCCAAATTTTAAATTATCGGATACTACTAAGGATTTAATTTATCCTAAATGGTTTGAGGGGAATTGGCTTGTTACTTCTCAAGATATAGTAAATGATTCAGAAGAGCCAGTTATTTATGAAGTAAATTTCTTTAAGAATGATTCAGATTTAATTGTTGGTAATCGTGCAAAAAATTCTGAATCTATTGGAAAAGCAATATTTGGTGAAACCTTAATCAAGGTTGTAAATGATCCTCAATCTATTAATAATCAAATTACTTATTTAAAAGATGATTTTTATATCGATTCAAGAATTACAGGGAGAAATCAGATCCAAGATGATGATATTTTTTTCGCAGATGAGCTAGTTATACAAACAGCACATAAGCCAGGTGCTTCAAGGATTAATCAGGTAGAGACCATTAGTAAATTTCAAAAATGTTCCGAAGAAATATTGGAAGTTGATAATTCAATCAAACCATCAATTTGTGGAGTACAATATGTGGCTTCTTATGGTTCAAGAGTTGGTGATCCTTCTATTCATGCTATAAAAACAAATAAATATAAATTGAAGTTTGAATTTATTGAGAGTTAGCACTAAAAAGATATTCTTCTAAGTTGTTCCTCCAAATGAAAAGATTTTCTAAATAAGGGTTGTTTATGTATTCTTGGCACCCCTCTCCAGAAAGAATTGGTCCTGCAGACTTTGGAAATTTAAGAAGGGATAATTGAGCAGCAATTGAAATATCTGCAATTGATAAACTATCTCCAACTAAATATTTCTTGTTGATCAAAGATTTTGATAAAGCTTCGAGTAATTTTTGGAGTTCTAAATTATCTTTAGAAGACAAAACTACATTAGAAATTTTACTAAGATTTTCAAAAGGTAATTTATCAACAATACTTTTAACTGAAGAAGGTATTTCATCTGGAAGTAATGCAGTTCTTAGCTGTGGATTTTCTATTGCAGATTTTATTAAAGCTTTTCTACAAGTTGTAGCCATTGAAGTATCTGCCCAGTCTTCAATTAGTTTGCATTGTGCAAATAATATTGGGTCCTCAGGAAAGAGTGGATTGTTTTCATTTTTTTTATCTAGATATTCGCAAATAGTTGAAGAGTCATTAATAACTTGATCATTACTATCGACTATTACAGGTACTTGTTTTTGACCTGATAATTTAAAGATTTCAAATTGGCCTATTCCAGGTGTTACTTCTTCAACTCGATATTGTAGTTTTTTTGCATGAAGAGCCATTCTTGTTTTTAAACAAAAAGCACTATGCCTAAATTGATATAATGTAATCATGCTGTTTAATGTTTGTTAAAACTTAGCTAAAAAAGTAATCTATTTGTGGAGCTGATGGGCGAATTTTTCTCTAATGTTGCGAGATATCCAAAGTATTTGATATCCATAATTGTTGGGGGACTTGTTGCTTTGCTTGAACCTTTGTTCAAGAATAGATCAAATCCACTCACAATAGTGGGTTTGATATCTTCTGTCTTAAGTGCTTTCATAACTGTTTATTTTGTCTTGCAAGCGATGACAAACCCAATAAATTTACAACCATAATGCCAAATAATTACCGTCTTGCAAAAGTTTCTTCTCTTTTGAAAAAAGAAATAACCCTTATTTTGCAGAATGATTTGGAAAATGAACTTATTAAAGATTATTTCGTCAATATTTCTAAAATTGATTTATCAAGTGATTTGCAACACTGTAAAATTTACATAACTTCAACTGCTCAAGAGAAAGTGAGGAAAGAGATTGTGGCAAACTTGAATACTGCTAAAAGCGCTATAAGGCATAGTTTAGGAAAAAGAATAGAGATGAGAAGAGTTCCAGAGATCATTTTTAAAGACGATGTTGTTCTTGATAAAGGATTATCAGTCTTGAAACTTCTGGATGAATTAAAAAATAAAAATCAAAATAATCATGTTGAGGACAAGGATGCCAATAGTTGATCTACCCCTTGATCAAAGAAATATAATTATTACTCGATCAAAAGAAGGGATATTGGATATAAAAAAGATATTCACAAGCAAGGGCGCTAATGTATTTGATTTGCCTGCAATAAGTATTGGTGATCCTGATGATTTGAATCCTCTTGACGAAGCATTAAATCAAATAAATGATTTTCATTGGATTATTTTTTCCAGTAGTAATGGTATCAAATTTGTGGATAAGAGACTTAGATACTTTAATAGTTCGTTAAAAGAATGTTCTAAAAAAACAAAAATCGCCGTAGTCGGAGAAAAAACCTCAAAAACGCTTGATGATCTTGGGATTAAGGCTGATTTCATACCTCCAGAATTTGTTGCTGAAAGTTTAATTGATAATTTCCCAGTATCTGGTTATGGACTTAGAGTTTTTGTACCAAGAGTTCAAACAGGTGGTAGGGATTTAATTGCAGAGCAATTTAGAAAGGCTGGTTCTCGTGTATTTGATGTTGCTGCATATGAAACTAGATGTCCT contains:
- a CDS encoding thioredoxin encodes the protein MALKTLNRRNKKDLKWPRIIIAILSTIGIVDTGSITLKNWGLFTSLSCPGIKNGCETVLNSPWGTLFENNQFNIPLSLAGFITYLSILVITIILSLNLISPKEKLNKFLWWLVFLISCASSTFSFLLINIMFFKIQAYCFFCILSAILSFSIFFISMIGAKFESREPMIFRGFIVAISVLLGGLIWSTNVDPSNAIDVANPTENISPIITTSSSPQKVKFAKFLSENNIVMYSAYWCPHCHDQKQLFGKEAVKELKVVECAKDGKDNEYELCQTKGISGFPSWEINGEIISGTRNLNELATKTDYQGDLNF
- the rimO gene encoding 30S ribosomal protein S12 methylthiotransferase RimO, whose amino-acid sequence is MKQNSLNVKEKKLSKIAFSHVGCEKNLVDTEHMQGLLDKEGYEVDSNINDANVVVVNTCSFIETAREESIRKILEYTNQGKKVIVAGCMAQHFKDELIKEIPEIKGLVGTGDYQKIAKVLDRVEKGEIGNEVSEIPEFIADEEMPRFVDKNKFVAYLRIAEGCNYNCAFCIIPKLRGPQRSRTIESIVSEAKSLAKKGIQEIILISQITTNYGQDIYGKPLLAKLLNELSKVPIPWIRIHYAYPTGLTDEVIRAFKDSKNIVPYFDLPLQHSHPDVLKSMNRPWQASLNESILEKIREEIPSAVLRTSLIVGFPGEKKEHFEHLLEFLDRHKFDHVGVFIFSPEEGTAAFHLPNKVSLEVAEARKDNVITVQQNISKDKNQKYVGSKMKILVEKISDNNQLIGRSYNFAPEIDGTVILSVKDKIDLKNYIGKFVEANISFADEYDLYGETIKIL
- a CDS encoding cytochrome B6, with the protein product MNIIFYFAFIGFGFGAAFALDKLLRAVKLI
- a CDS encoding DUF4346 domain-containing protein, with amino-acid sequence MNSSKRLDEKIKIDNNLSNRYIDLDPNGYFIIKVDLEENKIILEHFLNNIDEEGYALDPETNEPIKCDSQNKRVSNEVFKGISAKQLGILITEERNDLITRFDHALYLGRELQKAEECLYKKLPYIQD
- a CDS encoding N-acetyltransferase; the protein is MNQRIDKVEVKLSIKEISKEIWNELANEINNPFYEWTWLKNLEISKSVSRETGWQPLYFVAYKNEEILGIAPLFLKNHSYGEFIFDQSFARLAQELNLNYYPKLIGMSPYSPVNGYQFLYKKNKDKKEITNLLINNIESFAITNKILSCNFLYVDESWSNHLKSLGYYEWINSSSEWRSNGEKTFDDFLSRFNSNQRKNIKKERKSITKQDIKIEIFNKDDINQEILKKMHNFYEQHCSRWGVWGSKYLTSTFFEKIVDNKKNLLLFSASKNDSNDIFAMSMCVKNKNNLWGRYWGSQEDISNLHFELCYYQPIEWAIKNSIHFFDPGAGGKHKRRRGFFAKSTISLHKWFDKNMENIIYPWLNEVNKQTETEIAFENKSIPFK
- a CDS encoding dihydrofolate reductase family protein, with translation MSIPRVIIVIASSLDGRIAFPGGGESHLGSDEDKKILNQNLSMVDATIFGLGTLKAHQSTYLVKNFTDNDELHISKSQPISIVASNSKKFNSNWKYFRQPIRRWLISTNKVDNSTNNEFEKKLFFEDSWKKTLISLKKQGINDLALLGGAKLINSFIKEDLITDIKITIIPRIIGGRYTWIPPEQTNAIFNLERQWEIKSIKNLMNNEIHIHYKKI
- a CDS encoding 6-carboxytetrahydropterin synthase; protein product: MTSTQSKPLHGKGRECVITRRACFSSSHRYWLPEKSQEENLSLFGKCSIAPGHGHNYELIVSMGGELDSDGMVLNLSDVKHSIKDKVTGQLDFRFLNDVWPEFNVNNQEGILPTTEALVKVIWSRLKDDLPLTSLRLYENPNLWADYFGKNMEAFLTVQTHFAAAHRLAKEEISFDENKKIYGKCARVNGHGHNYLVDITVKGDIDKRTGMVCDLSALQEIINDLVVEQLDHTFLNKDIEFFHNCVPTAENIALYISDILKKPIHQLGATLHKIRLQESPNNAAEIYVDQKLTNSLKLKFENSLVTQT
- a CDS encoding shikimate kinase, whose translation is MEQSIIEKTVNTIKGRSIFLIGMMGSGKSQTGLKLAELLKYKYIDLDSLIEKLAKKSINQIFNDEGEDNFRELEANCLKETIKIPSLVISTGGGIVTKSENWGILRQGIIAWIDLDKDIAIERLKNEIENRPLLKGKNLKDLYMSIFQSRENLYSQADLRIQVKKENIEEVAMKIIHAIHKEIIS
- a CDS encoding chlororespiratory reduction protein 7 yields the protein MSNPLIRASDHYVLLEPDSKEKIVSKQEAILWLKNWLSKTETQTIYQNIEDPDQEFFEELLESTYELEIKLGYVIKWFAVRIEPD
- a CDS encoding POLO box duplicated region, which translates into the protein MKILLGLILCLIFQGIFLESSFALVDSNVREFLENRVNQWPELYLPNFKLSDTTKDLIYPKWFEGNWLVTSQDIVNDSEEPVIYEVNFFKNDSDLIVGNRAKNSESIGKAIFGETLIKVVNDPQSINNQITYLKDDFYIDSRITGRNQIQDDDIFFADELVIQTAHKPGASRINQVETISKFQKCSEEILEVDNSIKPSICGVQYVASYGSRVGDPSIHAIKTNKYKLKFEFIES
- a CDS encoding glutathione S-transferase family protein; the encoded protein is MITLYQFRHSAFCLKTRMALHAKKLQYRVEEVTPGIGQFEIFKLSGQKQVPVIVDSNDQVINDSSTICEYLDKKNENNPLFPEDPILFAQCKLIEDWADTSMATTCRKALIKSAIENPQLRTALLPDEIPSSVKSIVDKLPFENLSKISNVVLSSKDNLELQKLLEALSKSLINKKYLVGDSLSIADISIAAQLSLLKFPKSAGPILSGEGCQEYINNPYLENLFIWRNNLEEYLFSANSQ
- a CDS encoding DUF751 family protein, whose translation is MGEFFSNVARYPKYLISIIVGGLVALLEPLFKNRSNPLTIVGLISSVLSAFITVYFVLQAMTNPINLQP
- the rbfA gene encoding 30S ribosome-binding factor RbfA, whose translation is MPNNYRLAKVSSLLKKEITLILQNDLENELIKDYFVNISKIDLSSDLQHCKIYITSTAQEKVRKEIVANLNTAKSAIRHSLGKRIEMRRVPEIIFKDDVVLDKGLSVLKLLDELKNKNQNNHVEDKDANS
- a CDS encoding uroporphyrinogen-III synthase — encoded protein: MPIVDLPLDQRNIIITRSKEGILDIKKIFTSKGANVFDLPAISIGDPDDLNPLDEALNQINDFHWIIFSSSNGIKFVDKRLRYFNSSLKECSKKTKIAVVGEKTSKTLDDLGIKADFIPPEFVAESLIDNFPVSGYGLRVFVPRVQTGGRDLIAEQFRKAGSRVFDVAAYETRCPDSIPEETIDIISNRQVDAIIFSSGKTVVNAAFLLEKKLGKQWLEYFDQIKLLTIGPQTTKLCNKIFGRVDSQAQKYTFEGLLDVAINFFS